Proteins found in one Thalassomonas actiniarum genomic segment:
- a CDS encoding ATP-binding cassette domain-containing protein, whose amino-acid sequence MIVANELSLDRGAKNLIKSSSFTIHPNHKVGLVGANGCGKSSLFAALLGQLQADSGSISMPGSWKIATVKQETPALEMSALDYVMDGDKEFRQLEQQLEQARANDDGNEEAILINKIDAVNGYSLPARAGELLHGLGFLQHELSAPVKDFSGGWRMRLNLAQALISRADLLLLDEPTNHLDLDAVIWLQRWLKRFTGTLVLISHDRDFLDDVIGQILHIEQQRAKLYSGNYTAFERQRAEHLAQQDAQYQKQQKEVAHLTSFVDRFRAKASKAKQAQSRLKRLQKLPDLAPAHVDTQFTFTFEQPDSLPYPLLSLTDSQCGYHENAIILNQVNLTLVPGSRIGLLGRNGAGKSTLIKSLAGELALLHGERYCAQELKIGYFSQHQLEQLHADASPINHILKAKPALTELQARSFLGRFGFSGDQALGQVGTMSGGEKARLVLALIVLEKPQLLLLDEPTNHLDLEMRQALVLALQEFAGAIILIAHDRFLLESCVDEFYLVANNQVSDFSGDIDDYQQWLNDDKKQTGQGNKVAKENVVDKKQQRKEQAELRKKAAPLKKQADKFEKNIHQWQQTLQEVETELADSEIYQSEHKKRLTELLKQQASLVQDIEAAEMEWMEVEEQIEEIMSQASE is encoded by the coding sequence TTGATCGTAGCCAACGAATTAAGCTTAGACAGAGGGGCTAAAAACCTGATTAAGTCGTCTAGCTTCACCATACACCCCAATCATAAGGTCGGCCTGGTCGGTGCAAATGGCTGTGGTAAATCCTCTTTATTCGCCGCCCTGCTAGGCCAGCTACAGGCAGACAGCGGCAGCATCAGTATGCCCGGCAGCTGGAAAATCGCTACGGTTAAGCAGGAAACCCCGGCACTGGAAATGTCGGCATTAGATTATGTGATGGACGGCGATAAAGAATTCCGCCAGCTGGAGCAACAACTGGAGCAGGCCAGGGCCAATGACGACGGCAATGAAGAAGCGATACTGATCAATAAAATCGATGCCGTTAATGGTTACAGCCTGCCTGCCCGGGCCGGCGAACTGCTGCACGGGCTTGGATTTCTGCAACACGAGCTCAGTGCGCCGGTCAAAGACTTCTCCGGTGGCTGGCGCATGCGTCTAAACCTGGCCCAGGCGCTGATCAGCCGTGCCGATCTGTTGCTACTGGATGAGCCCACCAACCACCTGGACTTAGATGCGGTGATCTGGCTGCAACGCTGGCTGAAACGTTTTACCGGCACCCTGGTACTGATTTCCCATGACCGGGATTTTCTCGATGATGTTATCGGGCAAATTTTGCATATCGAGCAACAGCGGGCCAAATTATACTCAGGCAACTACACCGCCTTTGAGCGCCAGCGCGCCGAGCACCTGGCCCAGCAAGATGCGCAATATCAAAAACAGCAAAAAGAAGTCGCCCACCTGACCTCTTTTGTTGACCGTTTCCGCGCCAAAGCCAGCAAGGCGAAACAGGCACAAAGCCGGTTAAAGCGCCTGCAAAAGCTGCCGGATTTAGCCCCGGCCCATGTCGACACCCAGTTTACTTTTACTTTCGAACAGCCGGACAGTTTACCTTACCCGCTGCTGTCGTTAACCGACAGCCAGTGCGGCTACCATGAGAACGCCATTATTTTAAACCAGGTGAACCTCACCCTGGTGCCCGGCAGCCGTATCGGTTTACTGGGCCGCAACGGCGCCGGTAAGTCCACCTTAATCAAATCCCTGGCGGGAGAGCTGGCGCTGCTACACGGCGAACGGTATTGCGCCCAGGAATTAAAAATCGGTTACTTTTCCCAGCACCAGCTGGAGCAATTACATGCCGATGCCAGTCCCATCAACCATATTTTAAAGGCCAAACCGGCATTAACAGAGTTGCAGGCCCGCTCCTTCTTAGGCCGTTTCGGCTTTAGCGGCGATCAGGCCCTGGGCCAGGTCGGCACTATGTCCGGCGGCGAAAAAGCCCGTTTGGTGCTGGCGCTGATCGTACTGGAAAAACCCCAGCTGTTGCTGCTTGATGAACCCACCAACCACCTGGATCTGGAAATGCGCCAGGCACTGGTACTGGCACTGCAGGAATTTGCCGGGGCCATTATCCTGATTGCCCATGACAGATTCTTACTGGAATCCTGTGTCGATGAGTTTTACCTGGTGGCCAACAACCAGGTCAGTGATTTCAGCGGCGATATCGATGACTACCAGCAATGGCTTAATGACGACAAAAAACAAACCGGCCAGGGCAATAAAGTCGCCAAAGAAAATGTTGTCGATAAAAAACAACAACGTAAAGAGCAGGCTGAGCTACGTAAAAAAGCCGCGCCTTTGAAAAAACAGGCAGATAAATTTGAAAAAAATATTCACCAGTGGCAGCAAACGCTGCAAGAGGTTGAAACCGAGCTTGCCGACAGTGAAATTTATCAAAGCGAGCATAAAAAACGCCTGACGGAATTATTAAAACAACAAGCCAGCCTGGTGCAAGATATCGAAGCAGCAGAGATGGAATGGATGGAAGTTGAAGAGCAGATAGAAGAGATCATGTCGCAGGCTTCAGAATAA
- a CDS encoding YheU family protein, which produces MIIPPDKLSPEVLAAVIEEFVLREGTEYGAADIDLSTKIAQVKQQLADGSALLVYSELYESVNIMPADQFNAGTHE; this is translated from the coding sequence ATGATCATTCCGCCAGATAAACTTTCCCCCGAGGTACTTGCCGCGGTTATCGAAGAATTTGTATTAAGGGAAGGCACAGAATACGGCGCCGCCGATATCGATTTATCGACTAAAATAGCACAAGTTAAACAGCAGCTTGCCGACGGCAGCGCGTTACTGGTTTATTCTGAACTTTATGAAAGCGTCAACATCATGCCCGCAGATCAATTTAATGCCGGCACGCACGAGTAA
- a CDS encoding tetratricopeptide repeat protein, translated as MKKNVLALMLLSLSTAYSASANDLELGIYQLNRGEFKAAINEFKPLVVEGYAPAQYQMGLIYLNGNGVRKDPGQAFELFSLAADQNYPDAQFQLAVMYSDGIGVKKNEKMAFELTEKAAKKGLPSAQFNLGVMYYNGEGTVKNYLTASRWYEKAANQNYALAQFNLALMYYEGKGVEKDLEKSYIWNIISAKNGYVQAQKSRDMDERDLSVEQIEESRAKAEDMYRKIMMQVDLKTKEAYKGLI; from the coding sequence ATGAAAAAAAACGTATTAGCGTTAATGTTACTTTCACTGAGTACGGCCTATTCAGCGAGTGCCAATGATCTCGAATTAGGTATCTATCAGCTTAACCGGGGGGAATTTAAAGCCGCCATTAATGAATTTAAACCTTTGGTGGTTGAAGGTTATGCGCCGGCACAATACCAGATGGGACTGATTTACCTTAACGGTAACGGCGTCAGAAAAGATCCCGGGCAGGCCTTTGAATTATTTTCCCTGGCGGCGGATCAAAACTATCCGGATGCCCAGTTTCAGCTGGCCGTGATGTACAGTGACGGCATAGGCGTCAAGAAAAATGAGAAAATGGCGTTTGAGCTCACGGAAAAAGCCGCCAAAAAAGGCCTGCCCAGCGCCCAGTTCAATTTAGGGGTGATGTATTATAACGGCGAAGGGACAGTGAAAAACTATTTAACCGCTTCCCGCTGGTATGAAAAAGCCGCCAACCAAAACTATGCCCTGGCACAGTTTAATCTCGCCTTGATGTACTACGAAGGAAAAGGGGTCGAAAAAGATCTTGAAAAGTCTTATATCTGGAACATCATTTCCGCTAAAAACGGTTATGTCCAGGCACAAAAAAGCCGGGATATGGATGAACGGGATTTAAGTGTCGAGCAGATCGAAGAATCCCGCGCCAAAGCCGAAGACATGTACCGCAAAATCATGATGCAGGTCGACCTGAAAACCAAAGAAGCCTATAAGGGCTTGATCTGA
- a CDS encoding hydrolase — protein sequence MFYKSQFKAAWWLANPHLQTIVAKYLRRKEKLATITETLELPDGDFIDLAWTEVPPPDNTRPLVILLHGLEGSIESHYTRGMLKAVKQKGWIGVLMHFRGCSGKPNRQARSYHSGDTRDISYLSGLLKQRYANCPLLAVGFSLGGNVLARYLALNPDNPYQAAVIICAPLHLSSCSDRINRGFSKVYQQYLVKMLKASTGEKIARQQLSRFDAKSLANISTIRDFDNQVTAPINGFVDAEDYYRQMSGRDLLADIRQPCLVIHAMDDPFLSHRHITSRLKLSASTTFELCRRGGHVGFIAGNNPFKPKFWLEHRVPAYLKEQLTT from the coding sequence ATGTTTTATAAAAGTCAGTTTAAAGCCGCCTGGTGGTTAGCAAACCCTCACTTACAAACCATAGTCGCTAAGTATTTACGCCGAAAAGAAAAGCTGGCGACGATCACGGAAACACTGGAACTGCCGGACGGCGACTTCATCGATCTTGCCTGGACCGAAGTTCCGCCACCGGATAATACCCGGCCTTTAGTGATATTGTTGCACGGTTTGGAAGGTTCCATCGAGAGCCATTACACCCGGGGTATGCTCAAAGCCGTCAAACAAAAGGGCTGGATCGGGGTCTTAATGCATTTTCGCGGCTGCAGCGGTAAACCCAACCGCCAGGCCCGCTCTTATCATTCCGGCGATACCCGGGATATCAGCTATTTATCCGGTTTGCTCAAACAGCGCTATGCCAATTGTCCGCTTTTGGCGGTGGGTTTTTCACTGGGGGGCAATGTCTTAGCCCGCTATCTGGCCCTTAACCCGGACAATCCCTATCAGGCGGCGGTGATCATCTGCGCGCCGCTGCACCTGTCCAGTTGCAGCGACCGCATCAACAGGGGATTTTCCAAAGTATATCAGCAATACCTGGTGAAAATGCTCAAAGCCAGCACAGGTGAAAAAATCGCCCGACAACAGCTCTCCCGGTTCGATGCCAAAAGCCTGGCCAACATTAGCACTATACGTGACTTCGACAACCAGGTAACCGCCCCCATCAATGGTTTTGTGGATGCCGAAGATTATTATCGGCAAATGAGCGGCCGGGATCTGTTGGCGGATATTCGCCAGCCCTGTTTAGTGATCCATGCCATGGACGATCCCTTTCTAAGCCACCGGCATATCACCTCCCGGCTCAAGCTGTCGGCGAGCACCACTTTTGAACTTTGCCGCCGCGGCGGCCATGTCGGCTTTATTGCCGGCAATAACCCGTTTAAACCGAAATTTTGGCTAGAGCACAGAGTGCCTGCCTACCTTAAGGAGCAGTTAACAACATGA
- a CDS encoding YceI family protein: MRILLLSLLVSLTTFPAFSAWLLDNQFSKLSFVTIKKGDIAENHHFARLAGKVNKEGKVNFTVDLTSVDTKIAIRDDRMKQFLFNTDKFPKANFKAALDMQKINKLASGKTLLMPLTGSISLHGQKQEVSTQVLVAKLTKDKFVVSSMQPVLINAKNYDLVAGVAKLRELAGLPSISNAVPVSFVLSFNQAHTG, encoded by the coding sequence GTGCGTATATTATTATTGTCATTATTGGTAAGTTTAACGACCTTCCCGGCCTTTAGTGCCTGGTTACTGGATAACCAGTTTTCCAAACTGAGTTTTGTGACCATAAAAAAAGGTGATATTGCCGAAAATCATCATTTCGCCCGTCTGGCGGGGAAAGTGAATAAAGAAGGCAAGGTGAACTTTACCGTAGATCTGACCAGTGTCGATACTAAGATTGCTATTCGTGATGACCGCATGAAACAGTTTTTGTTTAATACCGATAAGTTCCCTAAAGCTAATTTTAAAGCCGCACTGGATATGCAGAAAATTAACAAGCTTGCCAGCGGTAAAACCCTGCTGATGCCGTTAACTGGCAGCATCAGTTTACACGGGCAAAAACAGGAAGTCAGCACCCAGGTATTGGTGGCAAAACTCACTAAGGATAAGTTTGTTGTTTCCAGCATGCAGCCGGTACTGATCAATGCTAAAAATTATGATCTGGTTGCCGGTGTTGCCAAGTTACGTGAGCTGGCGGGGTTGCCCAGTATCAGCAATGCCGTGCCGGTAAGCTTTGTCTTGTCTTTTAACCAGGCCCATACCGGTTAG
- the cysQ gene encoding 3'(2'),5'-bisphosphate nucleotidase CysQ codes for MGEDRLLDIALQSARLAGDEVMSYYRHGNFDTEIKGDESPVTSADLAANQVLMDRLKTLTPDIPIISEELDIEGLEQRKSWSKYWLLDPIDGTGEFIIGSGDFAVNIALIEDGWPSIGVIHAPDHCLTYYGQKNLGAFKDNDQGSHQIQVAAYKPGQAVKVAISRRQELSLMAQYLNKNFDFEYVALGSCSLKNCLIAEGGADCYLRIGPTGEWDTGASQCILEQAGGAILDSEFNPLSYNRRDTLINPDFISMGNGDFPWKQIIHPHKTAR; via the coding sequence ATGGGCGAAGACCGATTGTTGGATATCGCGCTGCAAAGCGCCAGGTTAGCCGGTGATGAGGTGATGAGTTATTATCGTCATGGTAATTTCGATACCGAAATAAAAGGGGATGAGAGCCCGGTGACCAGCGCCGATCTCGCCGCTAACCAGGTATTGATGGACAGGTTAAAAACCCTGACTCCGGATATTCCCATTATCTCGGAAGAACTTGATATTGAGGGGCTTGAACAGCGCAAGAGCTGGTCAAAATACTGGTTGCTCGATCCCATAGACGGGACCGGCGAGTTTATTATCGGCAGCGGTGATTTTGCCGTGAACATTGCCTTAATTGAAGACGGTTGGCCCAGCATCGGGGTGATCCATGCCCCGGATCATTGCCTGACCTACTACGGGCAAAAAAATCTCGGTGCCTTTAAAGATAATGACCAGGGCAGCCATCAGATCCAAGTCGCTGCCTATAAACCCGGACAGGCGGTCAAAGTGGCCATCAGCCGTCGGCAAGAGCTGTCTTTGATGGCGCAATACCTTAATAAAAATTTTGATTTTGAGTATGTTGCCCTGGGCAGCTGTTCGTTAAAAAATTGCCTGATTGCTGAAGGCGGCGCCGATTGCTATTTACGTATCGGTCCTACCGGCGAGTGGGATACCGGCGCCAGCCAGTGTATTTTAGAGCAGGCGGGCGGGGCCATTTTAGACAGTGAGTTTAATCCCCTGAGCTATAACCGCCGTGATACGCTCATCAATCCGGACTTTATCAGCATGGGTAACGGCGATTTTCCCTGGAAACAAATCATACATCCCCATAAAACCGCACGTTAA
- the yrfG gene encoding GMP/IMP nucleotidase has product MLNWSEISTVLLDMDGTILDLHFDNQFWLVHLPKRYSEYANISFEQAQEKLHSHYERVAGTIAWYCLDYWQEQTQLPITTLKREIQHLIRLRKDAVAFLEALRESGREVVLVTNAHPDSLSLKIERTQLDQYFDRLYSTHEFGATKESQLLWQRLQQKHPFSLDNTLFVDDSLPVLNSAKKYGIKHLLAIANPDSQQEERTITEYQAITDYGILLEDIRNTPVGK; this is encoded by the coding sequence ATGCTCAACTGGTCTGAAATCTCCACCGTATTACTCGATATGGACGGCACTATCCTGGACTTACACTTTGACAACCAGTTCTGGCTGGTACATCTGCCCAAGCGTTACAGCGAATACGCCAACATCAGTTTCGAACAGGCACAGGAAAAACTGCACAGCCATTACGAGCGGGTTGCCGGTACCATTGCCTGGTACTGCCTGGATTACTGGCAGGAACAAACCCAATTGCCGATCACCACCCTGAAACGGGAAATACAGCACTTAATTCGCCTGCGGAAAGATGCCGTGGCTTTTCTCGAAGCCTTGCGGGAAAGCGGCCGTGAAGTGGTGCTGGTAACCAATGCCCACCCGGACAGTCTGTCACTGAAAATCGAGCGTACCCAGTTGGATCAATACTTTGACCGCTTATATTCCACCCATGAATTCGGCGCTACCAAAGAATCTCAGCTGTTATGGCAAAGGCTGCAACAAAAACACCCGTTTTCGCTGGACAATACCCTGTTTGTTGATGACAGCCTGCCGGTGCTCAACTCGGCAAAAAAATACGGTATCAAGCATCTGCTGGCCATCGCCAACCCGGACAGCCAGCAGGAGGAGCGCACCATCACTGAGTATCAGGCCATTACCGACTACGGGATATTATTGGAAGATATCAGAAACACCCCGGTCGGCAAATAA
- a CDS encoding SlyX family protein, whose amino-acid sequence MADNKLENPLTALIERIDALEARNVFQDDVIEQLSQELAVHQAQIADLKYQLQVLASRIKDSTAAQGMKNEVEPPPPHY is encoded by the coding sequence ATGGCCGATAACAAACTAGAAAATCCCCTGACCGCCCTGATAGAACGTATTGATGCCCTCGAAGCCCGCAATGTTTTTCAGGACGACGTCATCGAACAACTCAGCCAGGAACTGGCGGTGCATCAGGCACAAATTGCCGATCTGAAATACCAGCTGCAAGTCCTTGCCAGCCGCATCAAAGACAGTACTGCCGCACAGGGCATGAAAAATGAAGTCGAACCGCCACCGCCCCATTACTAA
- a CDS encoding DUF3149 domain-containing protein, which yields MDIFATLLKDPVIWFSFGGLAIVLGICAFYVYFFMKNIKENN from the coding sequence ATGGATATTTTCGCAACATTATTAAAAGACCCGGTAATTTGGTTCTCATTTGGCGGACTGGCTATCGTACTGGGCATTTGTGCCTTTTATGTTTATTTCTTTATGAAAAACATCAAAGAAAATAACTAA
- a CDS encoding DNA-binding protein, which yields MDTMALTKEQGVETVTCVSCGEQMSQPEEHVTTQVRSNEQVIGVFKPE from the coding sequence ATGGATACCATGGCCCTGACCAAAGAGCAGGGCGTGGAAACCGTTACCTGTGTCAGTTGCGGTGAACAGATGAGCCAGCCCGAGGAGCATGTGACCACACAAGTACGCTCCAATGAGCAGGTGATAGGAGTGTTTAAGCCGGAATAA
- the fkpA gene encoding FKBP-type peptidyl-prolyl cis-trans isomerase, which translates to MKLFKPTMVAIALVSVLGCQEAKQEEKAAVLDTEIQKQAYGLGASIGMYMERNLEEHTKMGLSLDKELIVKGFVDSLEGKSQIEKEEIQALLTNLEQTMKTKQQEMAKQEAEASLAEGQKFLEENGKKEGVKTTESGIQYSVITEGTGDKPSATDTVEVHYKGTFLNGETFDSSYDRGQPAVFPLNRVIRGWTEGVQLMSVGSKYKFTIPSDLAYGPVGNPPRIPGNSVLEFEIELLKIQKAEQPAEVGDKSE; encoded by the coding sequence ATGAAATTGTTCAAACCCACTATGGTGGCTATAGCACTTGTTTCTGTGCTTGGATGTCAGGAAGCAAAACAAGAAGAAAAAGCCGCGGTATTAGATACTGAAATTCAAAAGCAGGCTTACGGTCTGGGTGCGTCTATCGGTATGTATATGGAGCGCAACCTGGAAGAGCACACCAAGATGGGCCTTTCACTTGATAAAGAGTTAATTGTTAAAGGTTTTGTTGACAGCCTTGAAGGCAAGTCCCAGATCGAAAAAGAAGAGATCCAGGCTTTACTGACTAATCTTGAACAAACCATGAAAACTAAACAGCAGGAAATGGCTAAGCAAGAAGCCGAAGCCAGTTTAGCGGAAGGACAGAAGTTCCTGGAAGAAAACGGTAAGAAAGAAGGTGTTAAAACCACTGAATCCGGTATCCAGTATTCAGTGATCACCGAAGGTACAGGTGATAAACCAAGTGCAACCGATACCGTAGAAGTTCACTACAAAGGGACTTTCTTAAACGGTGAGACTTTCGATAGCTCTTATGACCGTGGCCAACCGGCTGTGTTCCCGTTAAACCGCGTGATCCGCGGCTGGACCGAAGGTGTTCAACTGATGTCTGTCGGTTCTAAATATAAATTCACTATCCCGTCTGATTTAGCTTACGGTCCTGTCGGTAATCCACCGCGTATCCCGGGCAACTCGGTATTGGAATTTGAAATTGAATTATTGAAAATTCAAAAAGCTGAGCAACCGGCTGAAGTTGGCGATAAATCAGAGTAA
- a CDS encoding flagellin has protein sequence MDFSIKQTSANLSFIERINKEREQAQEQLASGKRINSAADDAAGLQIGNRLTSGINAFEQLATNARDQVNINQVQDSQLSAINDGLQRANVLAIQSGNPLYQGDAIQGELDQITQEINVIAGEALGQDDFIQRLDAGDPATTQAALATAQADINDRASSLGAESNALASQVATYEISRVSLSDSRSRIEDTDFARVTGERDQAETRFQIALLNKRDEESRKGLLIDQLL, from the coding sequence ATGGATTTCTCCATCAAGCAAACCTCAGCCAATCTCAGCTTTATTGAGCGTATCAATAAAGAGCGCGAACAAGCCCAGGAACAACTCGCTTCCGGCAAACGCATCAACAGCGCCGCCGACGATGCCGCAGGCCTGCAGATCGGCAACCGCCTCACCTCAGGCATCAATGCCTTTGAACAGCTGGCAACCAATGCCAGGGATCAGGTCAATATCAACCAGGTACAAGATTCGCAGCTCAGCGCCATTAATGACGGCCTGCAGCGGGCCAATGTACTGGCCATTCAATCCGGCAACCCCCTTTATCAGGGAGATGCCATTCAGGGTGAATTAGATCAGATCACCCAGGAGATTAATGTCATTGCCGGTGAAGCCCTGGGTCAGGATGATTTTATCCAACGCCTCGACGCCGGCGATCCCGCCACCACCCAGGCGGCATTGGCAACGGCACAGGCAGATATCAACGACAGGGCATCAAGCCTGGGAGCCGAAAGTAATGCTTTAGCGAGCCAGGTGGCCACGTATGAGATTAGCAGGGTCAGCCTGAGTGACAGCCGCTCGCGAATAGAAGACACCGACTTTGCCCGGGTGACGGGAGAGAGAGACCAGGCGGAGACCCGGTTTCAAATCGCGTTATTAAATAAGCGCGACGAGGAAAGCCGTAAAGGGCTGCTGATTGATCAATTGCTCTGA
- the nudE gene encoding ADP compounds hydrolase NudE: protein MTAKTQLPKITQRKQVAKSRFFAIEQIDLTFSNGVQREYERMQGSGRGAVMIVPLQEDGSLLLVREYCAGTHSYELGFPKGLIDPGETAQVAANRELQEEIGFGAEILQPIHQVSMAPAFFNARMDIFLARGLYPQSLEGDEPEPLEVVSWQLDDFQALLAEPNFTEARSIAALLLVVNHLRG, encoded by the coding sequence ATGACAGCTAAGACCCAGTTACCCAAAATTACCCAAAGGAAGCAAGTCGCCAAAAGCCGATTTTTTGCCATTGAACAAATCGATCTGACCTTTAGCAACGGGGTGCAACGGGAATACGAACGTATGCAGGGCTCGGGCCGTGGAGCGGTAATGATAGTACCACTGCAGGAGGACGGTTCACTCTTGCTGGTCAGGGAATATTGTGCCGGCACCCATAGTTACGAACTGGGCTTTCCCAAAGGCTTGATCGATCCCGGGGAAACGGCACAAGTGGCGGCCAACCGGGAATTGCAGGAAGAAATAGGCTTTGGCGCCGAGATTTTACAGCCTATCCACCAGGTTTCCATGGCGCCGGCGTTTTTTAACGCCAGGATGGATATTTTTCTTGCCCGTGGCTTGTACCCCCAGTCACTTGAAGGGGACGAACCTGAACCGTTAGAAGTTGTCAGCTGGCAGCTGGATGATTTTCAGGCATTATTGGCGGAGCCAAACTTTACGGAAGCACGCAGCATAGCTGCACTGTTGTTGGTGGTAAATCACTTGAGAGGCTAG
- a CDS encoding WD40 repeat domain-containing protein: MYKCNKTLKVTIFLIFSLLLSACQPSGSTPSQRWQHAVEGAYAADISNDASLSVVSSIHHGISLWDLEKNALKYTWYQQQDSADNLVLAADISDNNSHVLTASSSNFALWNITTGEAQGYWQVRESRIRDIALSNDAGHILLGKGNGTVVHVSLVSGRRLEFLGHQERINSVDMLPNGRVAISGSNDFVAYVWDTRSGQVIYRFNHPSRVTKVALDPKGRFAFSADSKKAAYIWDLKTGERIGNLKYTNRQEVFSSVQFSEDGKHLLTGAPSRKVSLWEIASGKRLKSWRVSPREDIRPAGAVVYSVAFRDNNHILTESSSGYAELWPITN, translated from the coding sequence TTGTACAAATGTAATAAGACTTTAAAAGTAACGATTTTCTTAATTTTTTCGCTGTTACTCAGCGCCTGCCAGCCTTCCGGCAGTACGCCCAGCCAGCGCTGGCAGCACGCTGTAGAAGGCGCCTATGCCGCCGATATTTCCAATGACGCCAGTTTAAGCGTGGTCTCTTCTATCCACCACGGCATCAGCTTATGGGATCTGGAAAAGAACGCCCTGAAATATACCTGGTACCAGCAACAGGACAGCGCCGACAACCTGGTGCTGGCGGCGGATATCAGCGACAACAACAGTCATGTGCTCACCGCCAGCAGCAGCAATTTTGCCTTATGGAACATCACCACCGGCGAAGCGCAGGGATATTGGCAAGTCAGGGAATCCCGCATCCGCGATATCGCCCTGTCCAACGATGCCGGGCATATCTTACTGGGCAAAGGCAACGGCACTGTGGTGCATGTCAGCTTAGTTTCCGGGCGACGGCTGGAATTTCTCGGCCACCAGGAAAGGATCAACTCGGTGGATATGCTGCCCAACGGCCGCGTCGCCATTTCCGGCTCCAATGACTTTGTCGCTTATGTCTGGGATACCCGCTCGGGCCAGGTGATCTACCGCTTTAATCACCCCAGCCGGGTCACTAAAGTAGCGCTGGATCCCAAGGGACGTTTTGCCTTTAGCGCCGACAGCAAAAAAGCCGCTTATATCTGGGATTTAAAAACCGGCGAGCGTATCGGCAATTTAAAATATACCAACCGCCAGGAAGTGTTCAGCTCGGTACAGTTTTCCGAAGACGGCAAACATTTGCTCACCGGTGCGCCGTCGAGAAAAGTCAGTTTATGGGAAATCGCCTCGGGCAAACGCCTGAAAAGCTGGCGGGTCAGCCCCAGGGAAGATATCCGGCCGGCGGGTGCGGTTGTGTATAGCGTGGCTTTTCGCGATAATAACCACATATTAACCGAAAGCTCTTCCGGATATGCCGAATTATGGCCGATAACAAACTAG
- a CDS encoding type II secretion system protein N, with protein sequence MKQGTVYAGVFASVYLIFVIATIPAKLIFNFVSLPKDIVVENLSGTVWQAEIKRLATRDIELNRVTASLSPLSLLVFDPAVSLTFGDDLLPGPQGEVKVSGLLGNLTLSDADILLAANDISRQLDLPVPVTASGDVSVKLDSLVFDKPFCAQASGLVSWKKAKVTALEQNVTLGPLSADIGCEEGALAFNIQPKNNLGLTFSAYLRQGGKFSGQGYLQPADKFPESLKGALPFLGKKDAQGRYRLGF encoded by the coding sequence ATGAAGCAGGGTACTGTTTACGCCGGCGTATTCGCCAGTGTTTATTTGATTTTCGTTATTGCCACCATACCGGCCAAGTTAATCTTTAACTTTGTTTCTTTACCTAAGGATATTGTTGTTGAAAACCTCTCGGGTACGGTATGGCAAGCGGAAATAAAGCGCCTGGCCACCCGGGATATTGAGCTTAACCGGGTTACGGCTAGTTTAAGTCCTTTGTCCTTACTGGTATTTGATCCTGCCGTCAGTTTGACCTTTGGCGATGATTTATTGCCCGGACCCCAGGGGGAAGTGAAAGTGAGTGGTTTACTGGGCAACCTGACCCTGTCGGATGCCGATATCCTGCTGGCGGCCAATGATATTTCCCGGCAACTGGATTTACCCGTGCCTGTGACTGCTTCCGGCGATGTCTCGGTTAAACTGGATAGCTTAGTGTTCGATAAGCCGTTTTGCGCCCAGGCGTCGGGACTGGTTTCCTGGAAAAAGGCGAAAGTGACGGCATTGGAGCAAAATGTCACCTTAGGACCGCTCAGCGCCGATATCGGCTGTGAAGAAGGGGCACTGGCCTTTAATATCCAGCCGAAAAATAATTTAGGTCTGACGTTTTCCGCTTACCTGCGTCAGGGGGGCAAGTTCTCAGGACAGGGCTATTTGCAGCCGGCAGACAAGTTTCCCGAATCCCTTAAAGGGGCTTTACCTTTCTTAGGAAAAAAGGACGCCCAGGGGCGATACCGCCTGGGCTTCTGA